The DNA sequence CAGGCATACCGGTTGCGGGCAACCCAATCATAAACGGGATCAAGGATAACCTTCGGGACCAGGCTGAACGGGTAAAACAACTGCCAGACACCCCCCAGATCTTTCAACACATACAAAGCAGCCGTTGATTTCAACAAACATTTTCCTTTGCGCAGGTAGACAAAGCTGTCCCAATCATGGGGTGGAAGGCCATAGGCCTTTAGGATAGTTTGGCCAA is a window from the Caldalkalibacillus thermarum genome containing:
- a CDS encoding thiol-disulfide oxidoreductase DCC family protein — translated: MNDRNQAAERSPEYLILFDSLCHMCSRLVQFVLKRDKQEKFYFAPLQSEIGQTILKAYGLPPHDWDSFVYLRKGKCLLKSTAALYVLKDLGGVWQLFYPFSLVPKVILDPVYDWVARNRYAWFGQRQSCLLPDKRMRQRFLE